A genomic segment from Polyangium mundeleinium encodes:
- a CDS encoding hydrolase, with amino-acid sequence MSGSRNAKVGLDALLTPENSVLVLIDHQPYQFANLHSHEPTMIVNNVIGLAKTAKAFGVPTILTTVLEERGGYLIKGLQDVFPEQKPINRTFINTWEDRRVVEAVEKTGRKKLIIAALWTEICLAMPVIHALGEGYDVYIVTDASGGVTAEAHDMAVRRMVQAGAVPITWMAVGGEWQRDWAREKTVAGMADLLGQHGGATGVVTAWEWQLLGIHQAK; translated from the coding sequence ATGAGCGGTTCAAGGAACGCCAAGGTCGGGCTCGATGCGCTGCTGACGCCGGAGAACTCCGTGCTCGTGCTGATTGACCACCAGCCGTATCAATTCGCCAATCTGCACAGCCACGAGCCGACGATGATCGTGAACAACGTCATCGGCCTGGCCAAGACCGCCAAGGCGTTTGGCGTGCCGACCATCCTGACGACGGTGCTCGAAGAACGGGGCGGCTACCTGATCAAGGGGCTGCAGGACGTGTTCCCGGAGCAAAAGCCGATCAATCGGACGTTCATCAATACCTGGGAAGACCGCCGTGTCGTCGAGGCCGTGGAGAAGACGGGCCGAAAGAAGCTCATCATCGCCGCCCTCTGGACCGAGATTTGTCTCGCCATGCCGGTCATTCACGCGCTTGGCGAAGGCTACGACGTCTACATCGTGACCGACGCGTCGGGCGGCGTGACCGCCGAGGCGCACGACATGGCCGTGCGACGTATGGTCCAGGCGGGGGCCGTGCCGATCACGTGGATGGCCGTGGGCGGGGAATGGCAGCGCGACTGGGCCCGCGAGAAGACGGTGGCGGGCATGGCCGATCTTCTGGGACAACATGGCGGCGCGACCGGCGTCGTGACCGCCTGGGAGTGGCAGCTCCTCGGCATCCATCAGGCCAAATAG
- a CDS encoding LysR family transcriptional regulator, producing the protein MDLNQILVFVRVVQAGSFSAAARHLGLPKSTVSRKISELEERMGARLLQRTTRKLSLTDAGRIYYERTAAILGEIEEAEQAVGRLQAAPRGLLRVTVPLGFDMLGPIVAEFLERHPDVQIQMVCTDRRVDLVEERFDMAIRAGPLQDSMLVARHLGTAKTALVAAPSYCKRHGIPQTPADLQKHSCVAFGVNATPNVWIFESGGKRTEVRITPRLTVNDQELIREAVLAGVGIAWLPEHLYTDGLRKGHLRRLLPEWGAPADVPVHALYPTTRQLSPKVVAFIDLVAKRIRIHG; encoded by the coding sequence ATGGACCTGAACCAGATCCTCGTCTTCGTACGCGTCGTGCAGGCGGGCAGCTTCAGCGCGGCGGCGCGGCACCTGGGCCTCCCGAAGTCGACGGTGAGCCGAAAGATATCCGAGCTGGAGGAACGGATGGGCGCGCGGCTGCTGCAACGCACGACCCGCAAGCTCAGCCTCACGGATGCAGGACGTATCTATTACGAGCGCACCGCCGCCATCCTGGGTGAAATCGAGGAGGCCGAACAGGCGGTCGGTCGCCTGCAAGCGGCGCCCCGCGGCCTTCTGCGCGTGACGGTCCCGCTCGGGTTCGACATGCTGGGGCCCATCGTCGCCGAATTCCTCGAGCGGCATCCGGACGTTCAGATCCAAATGGTCTGCACCGACCGCAGGGTCGACCTCGTCGAAGAGCGCTTCGACATGGCCATCCGGGCCGGACCGCTGCAGGACTCGATGCTGGTCGCGCGCCACCTCGGCACGGCGAAGACCGCCCTCGTGGCCGCGCCGAGCTATTGCAAGCGACACGGCATTCCGCAGACGCCGGCCGATCTCCAGAAGCATTCCTGCGTCGCCTTTGGTGTCAACGCCACGCCGAACGTCTGGATCTTCGAATCCGGCGGGAAGCGGACCGAGGTTCGCATCACGCCGCGGCTGACCGTAAACGACCAGGAGCTCATCCGCGAGGCCGTCCTCGCGGGTGTCGGAATCGCCTGGTTGCCCGAGCACCTCTACACGGACGGCCTTCGCAAAGGACATTTGCGTCGTCTGCTCCCCGAGTGGGGCGCCCCCGCCGACGTGCCGGTGCACGCGCTCTACCCGACGACACGCCAGCTTTCACCGAAGGTGGTCGCCTTCATCGATCTCGTCGCCAAACGGATCCGCATTCACGGCTGA